The following coding sequences lie in one Corticium candelabrum chromosome 10, ooCorCand1.1, whole genome shotgun sequence genomic window:
- the LOC134185855 gene encoding probable serine/threonine-protein kinase DDB_G0278665: MLIASRDHIRLVESPRPSRNDFTVVTINSTSVLLFGGWNENHNFNDLWQFSLTSRIWKEVKMIESSGSGYIGPITNEAAESVPSPRYNHAAAVIGVEMFVFGGYDEYGHSNLELWRYNMINNSWRYLEPTNQISHFTSINGDECYFVATAQSETLWIVSRCPFSIKTLKPNANVYISLWMFIVHLQTWNFVAHEKLENFPDNYLYSSLHFWRGYLISLERSSLLYIKAGCPEGLGSSNISRFPCDVCKVGFYSDVETKECRKCPNGTTTRQERSSRLTECNVCVTGYCRHGRCLVVSDRLTQAPVCTCTIGFTGSHCQDATYYYIGTGVILVIGIITLLVVVLRRIIKKRRERETAFRRQIQILNDAWQISWQEIELQDEIGGGASGRVWKAQYRNLDVAVKMLINNDESESSLEFAGEIKFMQTMRHRNIVLFIGAGKTSPQAQPFLVVEFAHRGSLRHVLDDVSIEIDQNRKIDFALDASKGMEFLHKLNPPRIHRDLKSENLLVCKSWIVKVADFGLGRLFSGAQKNRRSNRNNALSSTNSGNELLVEMRDLSEDGIGTVRWSAPELARRESYDGSIDVYSFGIVLWEIWSRGFPFEQYRFAHEVDDAVERDERPVVPCDCPEGYASVMQACWAGRARKRPSFSEVVSCLETIHVEDAC; encoded by the exons ATGTTGATCGCGTCAAGAGATCACATACGACTAGTGGAAAGTCCTAGGCCTTCTAGAAATGATTTTACAGTCGTCACTATCAACTCGACGTCAGTGTTGCTGTTTGGAGGTTGGAATGAAAACCACAATTTTAATGATCTTTGGCAATTTTCTCTTACAAGTAGAATTTGGAAGGAAGTGAAGATGATCGAGAGTAGTGGGTCCGGTTACATCGGACCCATTACTAACGAGGCAGCGGAAAGCGTCCCCTCACCTCGATATAATCATGCTGCTGCAGTTATAGGAGTcgaaatgtttgtttttggcgGATATGACGAATATGGTCATTCGAACTTAGAATTGTGGAGATATAACATGATTAACAATTCGTGGAGATATTTAgaaccaaccaaccaaattTCACATTTTACTTCTATTAATGGAGATGAGTGCTATTTTGTGGCGACCGCTCAAAGTGAAACGCTATGGATTGTGTCTAGGTGTCCTTTCTCTATTAAAACCCTGAAACCCAATGCCAACGTATATATCAGTTTGTGGATGTTTATTGTTCACTTGCAGACTTGGAATTTCGTCGCACATGAAAAACTAGAAAATTTCCCGGACAACTATCTCTATTCATCTTTGCATTTCTGGCGAGGATATCTAATAAGTCTAGAGCGTTCTAGTTTACTTTACATCAAGGCTGGATGTCCTGAAGGACTAGGATCGAGCAACATTTCTCGTTTTCCCTGCGACGTATGCAAAGTAGGATTTTACTCTGATGTAGAGACGAAAGAGTGTCGCAAATGTCCAAACGGAACGACGACGAGACAAGAGCGTTCGTCGAGGCTGACCGaatgcaatgtttgtgtcacGGGTTACTGTCGTCATGGAAGATGTCTGGTGGTGAGCGACAGGCTAACGCAAGCTCCCGTATGTACGTGTACTATCGGATTCACTGGTTCTCACTGTCAAGACGCaacttattattacattggaacGGGGGTTATTCTTGTTATAGGTATTATTACTTTACTCGTTGTTGTATTACGGCGCATCATCAAGAAACGAAGAGAACGAGAAACGGCTTTCCGTCgtcaaatacaaattttgaaCGATGCGTGGCAGAtcagttggcaagaaataGAACTGCAGGACGAaataggaggaggagcttcGGGAAGAGTGTGGAAAGCGCAATACCGTAATCTAGacgttgctgtaaaaatgctGATTAACAATGATGAATCAGAATCGTCATTGGAATTTGCAGGAGAAATTAAGTTTATGCAAACGATGCGTCATCGAAATATTGTACTTTTCATCGGAGCCGGTAAAACGAGTCCACAAGCACAACCGTTTCTTGTCGTCGAGTTTGCGCATAGAGGTTCATTACGTCACGTACTGGATGACGTCAGTATTGAAATAGATCAAAATCGTAAAATAGATTTTGCTCTAGACGCTTCGAAAGGAATGGAGTTTCTTCACAAATTGAACCCGCCCAGAATCCATCGAGATCTGAAAAGTGAGAATTTACTCGTTTGCAAAagttggattgtcaaagtGGCTGATTTTGGTCTTGGAAGACTCTTTAGTGGGGCACAGAAGAACCGACGATCAAATCGAAACAATGCATTGAGCAGCACGAATTCAGGAAACGAGCTTCTAGTTGAAATGAGAGATTTGTCTGAAGATGGTATCGGGACAGTGAGATGGAGCGCACCGGAGTTAGCACGACGAGAGAGCTACGATGGATCCATCGATGTCTACAG ttttggaattgtgctttgggagatttggtcacgtggcttTCCTTTCGAACAGTATCGGTTTGCTCACGAAGTCGACGACGCGGTAGAAAGAGACGAGCGTCCCGTCGTTCCGTGCGATTGCCCGGAAGGGTATGCAAGCGTAATGCAAGCTTGCTGGGCAGGAAGAGCCCGGAAACGACCGTCGTTTAGCGAAGTTGTCAGCTGTCTGGAAACCATTCATGTGGAAGATGCATGTTAG
- the LOC134185275 gene encoding uncharacterized protein K02A2.6-like, with protein MAGVHKLGIHATTGQTIEAIQRSFSCHGLPQRLVTDNGPQFRTQDFNEFMEANGIKHQLTPLYHSASNGQVERMVQELKKSLKGRPAGRSISHQVSSFLLHYRTTPHTATGKTPAELLLIKRIPITKLSLLRPEVSDIDRDEQRIKFEEAT; from the coding sequence ATGGCCGGAGTCCACAAACTGGGTATACATGCTACTACAGGGCAGACAATTGAAGCTATTCAAAGAAGCTTTTCTTGTCATGGATTGCCACAGCGACTCGTAACCGACAACGGTCCTCAGTTTAGGACACAAGACTTCAATGAGTTTATGGAAGCCAATGGAATCAAGCATCAACTGACTCCACTCTACCATTCTGCATCTAATGGACAGGTAGAGCGAATGGTACAAGAGTTGAAAAAGAGCTTGAAGGGTCGACCAGCGGGAAGGTCGATAAGTCATCAAGTGTCTTCGTTTCTTCTCCACTATCGTACCACTCCACATACTGCAACAGGCAAAACTCCTGCCGAACTGTTGTTAATAAAACGAATACCGATAACCAAGTTATCTTTGTTGCGCCCAGAGGTAAGTGACATTGACAGAGATGAGCAGAGAATCAAGTTCGAGGAAGCTACCTAA
- the LOC134185778 gene encoding probable serine/threonine-protein kinase drkC, whose protein sequence is MIESSGSGYIEPITNEAAESVPSPRCGHAAAVIGVEMFVFGGYGENGHFYLELWRYNMINNSWRYLKPTNQISNVTSSIRGSDCYFVATAQSETLWIVSRCPFFINNLNSKANVYIRLWMFIVHLQTWNFVGHEKLENLPYNYPYSSLHFWRGYLISLEPSSLLYIKAGCPEGLGSSNISRFPCDVCKVGFYSDVETKECRKCPNGTTTRQERSSRLTECNVCVTGYCRHGRCLVVSDRLTQAPVCTCTIGFTGSHCQDATYYYIGTGVILVIGIITLLVVVLRRIIKKRRERETAFRRQIQILNDAWQISWQEIELQNEIGGGASGRVWKAQYRNLDVAVKMLINNDESQSSLEFAGEIKFMQTMRHRNIVLFIGAGKTSPQAQPFLVVEFAHRGSLRHVLDDVSIEIDQNRKIDFALDASKGMEFLHKLNPPRIHRDLKSENLLVCKSWIVKVADFGLGRLFSGAQKNRRSNRNNALSSTNSGNELLVEMRDLSEDGIGTVRWSAPELARRESYDGSIDVYSFGIVLWEIWSRGFPFEQYRFAHEVDDAVERDERPVVPCDCPEGYASVMQACWAGRAWKRPSFSEVVSCLETIHVEDAC, encoded by the exons ATGATCGAGAGTAGTGGGTCCGGTTACATCGAACCCATTACTAACGAGGCAGCGGAAAGCGTCCCCTCACCTCGATGTGGTCATGCTGCTGCAGTTATAGGAGTcgaaatgtttgtttttggcgGATATGGCGAAAATGGTCATTTTTACTTAGAATTGTGGAGATATAACATGATTAACAATTCGTGGAGATATTtaaaaccaaccaaccaaattTCAAATGTTACTTCTTCTATTCGGGGAAGTGATTGCTATTTTGTGGCGACCGCTCAAAGTGAAACGCTATGGATTGTGTCTAGGTGTCCTTTCTTTATTAATAACCTGAATTCCAAAGCCAACGTATATATCCGTTTGTGGATGTTTATTGTTCACTTGCAGACTTGGAATTTCGTCGGACATGAAAAACTAGAAAATTTGCCGTACAACTATCCCTATTCATCTTTGCATTTCTGGAGAGGATATCTAATAAGTCTAGAGCCTTCTAGTTTACTTTACATCAAGGCTGGATGTCCTGAAGGACTAGGATCGAGCAACATTTCTCGTTTTCCCTGCGACGTCTGCAAAGTAGGATTTTACTCTGATGTAGAGACGAAAGAGTGCCGCAAATGTCCAAACGGAACGACGACGAGACAAGAGCGTTCGTCGAGGCTGACCGaatgcaatgtttgtgtcacGGGTTACTGTCGTCATGGAAGATGTCTGGTGGTGAGCGACAGGCTAACGCAAGCTCCCGTATGTACGTGTACCATCGGATTCACTGGTTCTCACTGTCAAGACGCaacttattattacattggaacGGGGGTTATTCTTGTTATAGGTATTATTACTTTACTCGTTGTTGTATTACGGCGCATCATCAAGAAACGAAGAGAACGAGAAACGGCTTTCCGTCgtcaaatacaaattttgaaCGATGCGTGGCAGAtcagttggcaagaaataGAACTGCAAAACGAaataggaggaggagcttcGGGAAGAGTGTGGAAAGCGCAATACCGTAATCTAGacgttgctgtaaaaatgctGATTAACAATGATGAATCACAATCGTCATTGGAATTTGCAGGAGAAATTAagtttatgcaaacaatgcgTCATCGAAATATTGTACTTTTCATCGGAGCCGGTAAAACGAGTCCACAAGCACAACCGTTTCTTGTCGTCGAGTTTGCGCATAGAGGTTCATTACGTCACGTACTGGATGACGTCAGTATTGAAATAGATCAAAATCGTAAAATAGATTTTGCTCTAGACGCTTCCAAAGGAATGGAGTTTCTTCACAAATTGAACCCGCCCAGAATCCATCGAGATCTGAAAAGTGAGAATTTACTCGTTTGCAAAagttggattgtcaaagtGGCTGATTTTGGTCTTGGAAGACTCTTTAGTGGGGCACAGAAGAACCGACGATCAAATCGAAACAATGCATTGAGCAGCACGAATTCAGGAAACGAGCTTCTAGTTGAAATGAGAGATTTATCTGAAGATGGCATCGGGACAGTGAGATGGAGTGCACCAGAGTTAGCACGACGAGAGAGCTACGATGGATCCATCGATGTCTACAG ttttggaattgtgctttgggagatttggtcacgtggcttTCCTTTCGAACAGTATCGGTTTGCTCACGAAGTCGACGACGCGGTAGAAAGAGACGAGCGTCCCGTCGTTCCGTGCGATTGCCCGGAAGGGTATGCAAGCGTAATGCAAGCTTGCTGGGCAGGAAGAGCCTGGAAACGACCGTCGTTTAGCGAAGTTGTCAGCTGTCTGGAAACCATTCATGTGGAAGATGCATGTTAG